In Callospermophilus lateralis isolate mCalLat2 chromosome 10, mCalLat2.hap1, whole genome shotgun sequence, a single genomic region encodes these proteins:
- the Trim59 gene encoding tripartite motif-containing protein 59: MHNFEDELTCPICYSIFEDPRVLPCSHTFCRNCLENVLQASGNFYIWRPLRIPLKCPNCRSIIEIAPTGIESLPVNFALRAIIEKYQQEDHPDIVTCPEHYRQPLNVYCLLDKKLVCGHCLTIGQHHGHPIDDLQSAYLKEKDTPQKLLKQLTDTHWTDLTRLIEKLEEQKSHSEKMVQGDKEVVLQYFKELMDTLEQKKKFFLTALCDVGNLINQEYTPQIERMKEIREQQLELMTVTTSLQDESPLKFLEKIDDVRQRVQILKQRPLPEVQPVEIYPRVSKILKEEWSRTEIGQIKKALIPEMKISSKRMPCSWPDKDEKEVEFFKILNIVIVTLISVILMLILFFNQHIITFLNEITSICFSEVSLSIYQSLSNSLNDLRNILCHALYLLKEFMWKIVSY, translated from the coding sequence ATGCACAATTTTGAGGATGAGTTAACGTGTCCCATTTGTTACAGTATATTTGAAGATCCTCGTGTACTACCATGCTCTCATacattttgtagaaattgtttggAAAATGTTCTTCAGGCATCTGGTAACTTTTATATATGGAGACCTTTACGAATTCCACTCAAGTGCCCTAACTGCAGAAGTATTATTGAAATTGCTCCAACTGGTATTGAATCATTACCTGTTAATTTTGCATTAAGGGCTATTATTGAAAAGTACCAGCAAGAAGACCATCCAGATATTGTCACCTGCCCTGAACATTATCGGCAGCCATTAAATGTTTATTGTCTTCTAGATAAAAAATTAGTTTGTGGTCATTGCCTCACTATAGGTCAACATCATGGTCATCCTATAGATGACCTTCAAAGTGCTTATCTGAAAGAAAAGGACACACCTCAAAAACTGCTTAAACAGTTAACTGATACACACTGGACAGATCTTACTCGTCTTATTGAAAAGCTAGAGGAACAAAAATCGCATTCTGAGAAAATGGTCCAAGGTGATAAGGAAGTTGTTCTCCAGTATTTTAAGGAGCTTATGGATACattggaacagaaaaaaaaatttttcctaACAGCTCTCTGTGATGTTGGGAATCTGATTAATCAAGAATATACTCCGCAAattgaaagaatgaaagaaataagaGAGCAGCAGCTTGAATTAATGACAGTGACAACTTCATTACAAGATGAGTCTCcacttaaatttcttgaaaaaattgATGATGTCCGCCAACGTGTGCAGATCTTGAAACAAAGACCACTTCCTGAGGTCCAGCCTGTTGAAATTTATCCTCGAGTaagcaaaatattaaaagaagagTGGAGCAGAAcagaaattggacaaattaagaaAGCTCTCATTCCTGAAATGAAAATCTCTTCAAAAAGAATGCCATGTTCCTGGCCTgataaggatgaaaaagaagtagaattttttaaaattttaaacattgtTATAGTTACACTAATTTCAGTGATATTAATGTTGATACTCTTTTTCAACCAACACATAATAACCTTCTTAAATGAAATCACTTCAATATGTTTTTCTGAAGTCTCTCTGTCTATTTACCAAAGTTTATCTAACAGTCTTAATGATTTAAGAAATATACTGTGTCATGCCTTATATTTGCTAAAGGAATTCATGTGGAAAATAGTTTCTTATTGA